In one Pseudomonas tensinigenes genomic region, the following are encoded:
- a CDS encoding short chain dehydrogenase: protein MKILLIGAGGTIGSAVDKELSQRHEVIRIGRSSGDLQVDISDSASIRKLFEKTGKFDALVCAAGNVTFAPLGEMTEDSFALGLKDKLMGQVNLLLIGREFANDGASFTFTTGVLSHDPIRSGASAALVNGALDSFVRAAAIELPRGLRVNSISPTVLLEAMGSYAPYFRGYKPVPAADVALAYAKSVEGLQTGQTFHVG, encoded by the coding sequence ATGAAGATTCTGTTGATAGGCGCTGGCGGCACTATTGGTTCGGCGGTGGACAAAGAACTCTCGCAACGCCACGAAGTCATTCGTATCGGGCGCAGCAGCGGTGATTTGCAAGTGGATATCAGCGACAGCGCGTCGATCCGCAAACTGTTCGAAAAGACCGGCAAGTTCGATGCACTGGTCTGCGCTGCCGGCAACGTCACCTTCGCACCGCTGGGCGAGATGACGGAAGACAGCTTCGCTCTCGGCCTCAAAGACAAGCTGATGGGCCAGGTCAATCTGCTGCTGATCGGCCGCGAATTCGCCAACGACGGCGCCTCGTTCACCTTCACCACCGGCGTGCTCAGCCACGATCCAATCCGCAGCGGCGCATCGGCAGCGCTGGTCAACGGTGCTCTGGACAGCTTCGTCCGCGCCGCCGCCATCGAACTGCCACGCGGTCTGCGAGTGAACTCGATCAGCCCGACCGTGCTGCTCGAAGCCATGGGCAGCTACGCCCCGTATTTCCGTGGCTACAAGCCGGTTCCTGCGGCGGATGTGGCATTGGCCTACGCGAAAAGTGTCGAAGGCCTGCAGACAGGTCAGACGTTTCACGTGGGCTAA